The following coding sequences are from one uncultured Bacteroides sp. window:
- a CDS encoding DUF5113 domain-containing protein, whose amino-acid sequence MNPRISIFALCLFIISIVASCVGIAPTKEVHLIDSLNRRAYSVRYIDLDSSFLLADQAYQQANLYKQGKAEACNNLGFCAFMRMDFDKAEHLHKSVYRITKNELELLVADIGLMKVYQRTAMNKEFYDYRNSALKRFKRIEEDRKLFVNSHEVLRLNYAYSEFSIVSAIYYYYLQQRPEAIESINDINVEEDLANDTSQILYYHYIKGSASLCEAENPTDRTLREFDELYTTWNMASKKKYLYFEANGLQGLANLMLRPDNFLLFQERRSHALISFDLPIDTLLPRRLAEMSLVKFRQYNDLYQIAAAYVTIGKYLNAHGLYHEALDTLTKALNCVNQHHELYYSHHHDSLQSDRLKPFINRDTIYTELGWLGKNGIKTVPEWISRIREQLSVTYAGLGLKVPSDYNRNIYLDILDYTRQDKQFESRYQALEVESGQLTVLLVVVILGVICLLILFWVFNKRAKERNQTHILRLRQTLEICRKITASPAKTSEEETLQVIIRGIQPDMDTLLGVARLSIEMLDDVNVSGGDLSDETLMVSEFELQIPDKAMPIGNMKLYTRHKLTKEDRTLLKIIIPYISWTLDNGMTFILLSDEEKALEKQRYVYEQHIATNKRQNLIKKSCMAIVNGINPYIDRIINEVHKLTAKGFINDEKIKKEKMEYIDELVTTINEYNDILASWIKMKQGTLNLNIENFALNDLFILVAKGRRNFEMKNQTLNILPTDAIVKADKALTLFMINTLAENARKYTPQGGIIEISSDVTDKYVEISVKDNGRGLSADDVACIVGEKVYDSSAIGMRDAVDSEDLKQNKGNGFGLMNCKGIIEKYKKTNSLFNVCLFSVESVPGKGSRFYFRLPQGVRKMLHLFLFFFFSTFFISCNQHDSLRSSAQQDSLSTVESQKGYERLLDRASLFADTAYYCNVIEDYALALQYADSAITYLNLHYKKYARFPHSYMSLYNDGKTPAEIDWWNSMFDSDFHVILDIRNEAAVSLLALKKWDAYSYNNSAYTALYKLLGEDKSLEDYCKQLERSTTNKSVGIILCLLLLASSLLGYYFLYVRKRVMYRFNLEQVFEINKKIFSSSLLSSQETTQIVSREEDILKEMLQRIVDESFDAVNELFQTESLGIAAYNETANKLEYVSKSGINEMPMIVQQCFDNRTYLCDETFQAIPLALYIGAKHYYVGVLTIDVQKNPEEEENNLLLELVARYYAIAVYNAVIRLVSRYRDLESAQEETRRALWEDNLLHVQNMVLDNCLSTIKHETIYYPNKIKQIIDKLRSDSLTIPEEKEGIESIVELIEYYKGIFSILSSCASRQLDEVTFRRSAIAVPDLFAYAEKYFNRCVKNQSLDNISLSFESIEAWVIGDVHLLHFLFENLIDEALSVNLAGKLILQASIDGDYIRFSFIDTRREKSVEELNNLFYPNLSRMIAGKTGELIGTEYLVCKQIVRDHDEFALRRGCRINAEVFSQGGFVVYFTIPRRKNR is encoded by the coding sequence ATGAATCCTCGCATATCCATATTTGCTTTGTGTCTGTTTATCATATCGATTGTGGCTTCTTGTGTGGGAATTGCACCAACTAAGGAAGTTCATCTTATTGATTCCTTGAATCGTAGGGCTTACTCTGTACGCTATATAGACTTAGACTCTTCTTTTCTGTTGGCTGATCAGGCATATCAACAAGCTAATTTATATAAACAGGGTAAGGCAGAAGCATGTAATAATCTAGGCTTCTGTGCTTTTATGCGGATGGACTTTGATAAAGCAGAACATCTGCATAAGTCAGTGTACCGCATTACGAAAAATGAGCTTGAATTGTTGGTCGCAGATATTGGTTTGATGAAAGTTTATCAGCGAACAGCGATGAATAAAGAATTCTATGATTATCGTAATAGTGCTTTGAAGAGGTTTAAAAGGATAGAAGAAGACCGGAAACTGTTTGTTAACTCTCATGAAGTGCTTCGCTTGAATTATGCTTATTCTGAATTTTCTATCGTTTCTGCTATTTATTACTACTATCTCCAGCAACGTCCCGAAGCTATTGAATCTATTAATGATATTAATGTAGAAGAAGATTTGGCTAATGATACCAGCCAGATTTTATACTATCATTATATAAAAGGATCAGCTTCTTTGTGCGAAGCTGAAAATCCCACAGATCGTACCTTACGTGAATTTGATGAGCTGTATACTACTTGGAATATGGCTTCTAAAAAGAAATACCTCTATTTTGAAGCAAATGGTTTGCAGGGGTTGGCAAATTTGATGCTTAGACCTGATAATTTCCTTTTGTTTCAAGAAAGACGATCTCATGCTCTTATAAGTTTTGACTTGCCCATTGATACTCTGCTTCCTCGTCGCTTGGCTGAAATGTCATTAGTAAAATTCAGGCAATACAATGATTTATATCAGATAGCTGCCGCTTATGTTACCATTGGAAAATATCTGAATGCACACGGTCTATATCATGAAGCTTTGGATACTCTTACCAAGGCACTTAACTGTGTAAATCAACATCATGAACTTTATTATTCCCATCACCACGACTCATTGCAATCTGATAGGCTGAAGCCCTTTATTAATCGTGATACCATCTACACTGAATTAGGCTGGTTAGGTAAGAACGGAATAAAGACCGTGCCAGAATGGATTTCGCGTATTCGCGAACAACTGAGTGTGACATATGCCGGATTGGGATTAAAAGTACCTTCAGATTATAATCGAAATATTTATCTTGATATTTTGGATTATACCCGTCAAGATAAACAATTTGAAAGTCGTTATCAGGCTTTGGAAGTAGAGTCGGGACAATTAACGGTACTTCTTGTTGTGGTTATTCTAGGGGTTATTTGTTTACTTATTCTCTTTTGGGTGTTTAACAAACGAGCTAAAGAGCGTAATCAGACACATATTCTTCGACTTCGGCAAACGTTGGAAATTTGTCGTAAGATAACAGCTTCTCCTGCTAAAACATCGGAAGAGGAAACACTACAAGTTATAATTCGGGGCATTCAACCAGATATGGATACTTTATTAGGAGTAGCCCGTCTATCAATTGAAATGTTGGATGATGTAAATGTCAGCGGTGGCGATTTATCCGACGAAACGCTTATGGTATCTGAATTTGAACTCCAGATTCCGGATAAAGCTATGCCCATTGGTAATATGAAACTTTACACCCGTCATAAGTTGACCAAAGAAGATCGCACTCTATTAAAAATAATCATTCCTTATATATCCTGGACTCTCGATAACGGGATGACCTTTATATTACTCAGTGATGAAGAAAAGGCTCTCGAAAAACAACGTTATGTCTATGAACAGCATATTGCAACTAATAAGCGGCAAAACTTGATTAAGAAATCTTGTATGGCCATTGTGAACGGTATCAATCCTTATATAGACCGGATCATCAATGAAGTACATAAACTTACTGCAAAAGGATTTATCAATGATGAGAAGATAAAAAAGGAGAAGATGGAGTATATTGATGAATTGGTTACGACGATCAATGAATATAATGACATCTTGGCTTCTTGGATAAAAATGAAGCAAGGTACTTTGAATCTCAATATTGAGAATTTTGCTTTAAATGATCTCTTTATATTGGTTGCTAAAGGACGTCGGAATTTTGAAATGAAGAACCAAACTTTGAATATTCTTCCTACTGATGCCATCGTGAAGGCTGATAAGGCTCTGACCCTGTTCATGATTAACACGCTTGCGGAGAATGCCCGAAAATATACGCCTCAGGGAGGGATAATAGAGATCTCTTCGGATGTTACAGATAAATATGTAGAGATATCGGTGAAAGATAATGGAAGGGGGCTTTCTGCTGATGATGTGGCTTGCATCGTGGGCGAAAAAGTCTATGATTCGAGTGCTATTGGTATGAGAGATGCTGTCGATTCTGAGGACTTGAAACAAAACAAAGGAAATGGTTTTGGCTTGATGAATTGCAAAGGCATCATAGAAAAATACAAAAAAACGAACTCACTGTTTAATGTTTGCCTTTTCAGTGTAGAGAGTGTTCCTGGTAAAGGTAGTCGATTCTATTTCCGTTTACCTCAGGGAGTGCGTAAGATGCTTCATCTCTTTCTTTTCTTTTTCTTCTCCACTTTTTTTATCTCTTGTAATCAACACGACTCTTTAAGGTCGTCTGCGCAACAGGACTCACTCAGTACAGTAGAATCTCAAAAAGGCTACGAACGATTGCTGGATAGAGCTTCACTTTTTGCTGATACAGCCTATTACTGTAATGTTATTGAAGATTATGCTCTTGCTTTGCAATATGCTGATTCGGCTATAACATACTTAAATTTGCATTATAAAAAATATGCACGTTTTCCACATTCCTACATGAGCCTGTATAATGATGGAAAAACACCAGCTGAAATAGATTGGTGGAATAGTATGTTTGATTCCGATTTTCATGTTATTCTAGATATTCGTAATGAAGCAGCAGTTTCATTGCTTGCGTTGAAGAAATGGGATGCTTATAGTTACAATAACTCAGCTTATACAGCTCTTTACAAACTATTGGGAGAAGATAAATCTCTAGAAGATTATTGCAAACAATTGGAGCGTTCTACCACTAATAAATCGGTTGGTATCATTCTTTGTTTATTGTTGCTGGCTTCTTCTCTTCTTGGCTACTACTTCTTGTATGTGCGTAAAAGAGTCATGTACCGATTTAATTTGGAACAAGTCTTTGAGATCAATAAAAAGATTTTTTCCTCTTCCTTACTGAGTTCTCAAGAAACCACCCAAATTGTTTCTCGGGAAGAAGATATTTTAAAAGAGATGTTACAGCGCATAGTCGACGAATCATTTGATGCGGTAAATGAACTCTTTCAAACGGAAAGCTTAGGCATTGCTGCCTATAATGAAACTGCAAATAAGCTGGAGTATGTTTCCAAGTCCGGTATAAACGAAATGCCCATGATCGTTCAGCAATGTTTTGATAATCGTACGTATCTGTGTGATGAAACGTTTCAGGCTATTCCCCTTGCTTTATATATTGGTGCAAAACATTATTATGTGGGAGTGCTGACGATTGATGTACAAAAAAATCCCGAAGAAGAGGAGAATAACCTTCTTCTTGAGCTGGTAGCCCGTTATTATGCTATTGCCGTATACAATGCGGTGATCCGCTTGGTTAGTAGGTACAGAGATCTGGAATCTGCCCAAGAAGAGACGAGACGTGCGCTTTGGGAAGATAACCTGTTGCATGTTCAAAACATGGTGTTAGATAACTGCCTATCTACCATTAAACATGAAACAATTTATTATCCCAATAAGATAAAGCAAATTATAGACAAATTGCGCTCAGACTCTCTTACTATTCCCGAAGAAAAAGAGGGCATAGAATCCATCGTAGAGTTGATTGAATATTATAAAGGAATTTTCTCTATTTTAAGCTCTTGCGCTTCCCGTCAGCTCGATGAAGTAACATTTCGTCGTTCTGCTATTGCAGTGCCCGACCTTTTTGCATATGCTGAGAAATACTTTAATCGCTGTGTTAAAAATCAATCTTTAGATAATATCTCCCTTTCTTTCGAATCTATTGAAGCTTGGGTGATAGGAGATGTTCATCTGCTTCATTTCCTGTTTGAGAACTTGATTGATGAGGCTCTTTCTGTTAACTTAGCAGGAAAGCTCATTTTGCAAGCCTCTATTGATGGAGATTATATTCGTTTCTCGTTCATTGATACCCGTCGGGAGAAAAGTGTGGAAGAGTTGAACAACTTGTTCTATCCCAACCTTAGTAGAATGATAGCAGGGAAAACCGGAGAGCTTATAGGCACAGAATACTTGGTTTGTAAGCAAATCGTTCGTGATCATGATGAGTTCGCTCTTAGAAGAGGATGTCGTATCAACGCTGAAGTGTTTTCACAAGGAGGTTTTGTTGTTTACTTTACAATACCAAGACGTAAGAATAGATAA
- a CDS encoding DUF5932 domain-containing protein: MEDKNFKVIIVEDVKLELKGTEEIFRHEIPNVEVIGTAMTEKEFWPLIEAQQPDMVLLDLGLGGSTTIGVDICYNIRKKYPSVRVLIFTGEILNEKLWVDVLNAGADGIILKTGELLTKTDVQAVMDGKKLVFNYPILDKIVNRFKQSVANDARRQEAVISYDIDEYDERFLRHLALGYTKDMIASLKGMPFGVKSLEKRQNDLISRLFSDSEKSGVNATRLVVRALELRILDIDKLEPDEE; encoded by the coding sequence ATGGAAGATAAAAATTTTAAAGTCATCATAGTAGAAGACGTCAAACTAGAGTTAAAGGGTACAGAAGAAATCTTTCGTCATGAAATCCCTAACGTTGAGGTTATAGGTACTGCTATGACTGAAAAAGAATTTTGGCCCCTTATTGAAGCGCAGCAACCGGATATGGTTTTACTCGATTTAGGGCTAGGAGGCTCTACTACTATTGGTGTGGATATTTGCTATAATATCCGTAAAAAATACCCTTCGGTGCGGGTACTTATCTTCACCGGAGAGATCTTAAACGAGAAACTTTGGGTAGATGTGCTCAACGCAGGAGCAGACGGTATTATTTTAAAGACAGGAGAGCTCCTTACTAAAACCGATGTACAGGCTGTGATGGATGGTAAAAAGCTAGTGTTTAATTATCCTATATTAGATAAAATCGTAAATCGCTTTAAACAATCGGTTGCCAATGATGCTCGTCGGCAAGAAGCTGTGATCAGTTATGATATAGATGAGTATGACGAACGATTTTTACGCCATCTAGCTTTAGGTTACACCAAAGACATGATTGCTTCATTAAAAGGAATGCCTTTTGGAGTAAAATCATTAGAAAAAAGACAAAACGACCTCATCAGTCGCCTATTCTCTGATAGTGAAAAGTCGGGTGTGAATGCCACTCGCTTAGTTGTTCGCGCTTTAGAGCTGAGAATCCTTGATATAGACAAACTTGAACCTGATGAAGAATAG
- a CDS encoding AbgT family transporter: MKNRWHMPHPATMFFFLTLIIVFLSWIFDIYGLKVFHPQTGNIIQVQNLLSPEGIRWWLRNVIDNFIGFAPLGLVIVALFGIGVAQHSGLIDACIRRGLKKHRNPKFIIILVIFLGLLSNVVGDAGYIILLPIAATLFYSVGLHPMAGIIVSYVSVACGYSANFILSAIDSMISSTTQDALSPSDFSIGPLSNYYFMFASTIMLAVVIYVITNRSLLTVLGDYKGNDSLSENIKPLSRKERRALQSSFLIGIIFILIVLLATFSPWGILRGVNGGLLRSPFSVGLLFLISFGIGLMGTIYGFVSGRYRTDGDVIKGLAQPMQILGAYMVIAFFASQMFACLAYSHLDKCLAIAGADLFLSFNAPPITVLILFILFTALVNLIMVSATTKWTFMAFIFVPVFQHLGIAPEFTQCAYRIGDSATNAITPFLFYMPLVLTYMQQYESSTTYGVLLKYTWRYSIYILLSWTLLFIFWYLTGLPLGL, encoded by the coding sequence ATGAAGAATAGATGGCACATGCCTCATCCGGCCACGATGTTTTTCTTTCTTACATTGATCATCGTGTTCCTTTCATGGATATTTGATATCTATGGGTTAAAGGTGTTTCATCCTCAGACAGGGAACATAATTCAAGTACAAAATTTATTGAGCCCTGAGGGCATTCGTTGGTGGTTACGTAATGTGATTGATAACTTTATCGGTTTTGCACCTTTAGGGCTGGTCATTGTTGCGCTCTTCGGCATCGGGGTTGCTCAACATTCAGGTCTTATTGATGCCTGCATACGTCGAGGGCTAAAAAAACATCGTAACCCGAAATTTATTATTATTCTGGTTATTTTTCTTGGTCTGTTATCCAATGTGGTAGGAGATGCCGGTTATATCATTCTTCTTCCTATAGCTGCCACACTTTTCTACTCAGTGGGGTTGCATCCTATGGCAGGTATCATTGTATCTTATGTCTCTGTGGCATGTGGTTATAGTGCAAATTTTATTTTGAGTGCTATTGATTCAATGATTTCTTCCACCACCCAAGATGCACTTTCTCCTTCTGATTTTAGCATTGGGCCTCTGTCCAATTATTATTTTATGTTTGCTTCCACTATTATGCTGGCAGTTGTAATCTATGTTATTACGAATAGAAGTTTACTTACTGTTCTTGGAGACTATAAAGGTAATGATTCTCTCTCCGAAAACATTAAGCCTCTATCTCGGAAAGAACGTAGGGCATTACAAAGTTCTTTTCTAATTGGGATAATATTTATACTTATTGTTTTATTGGCAACTTTCTCTCCTTGGGGTATACTGCGTGGTGTCAACGGAGGATTACTTCGCTCTCCCTTTAGCGTAGGATTATTGTTCCTTATCTCCTTTGGGATTGGGCTAATGGGTACTATTTATGGTTTTGTTTCGGGAAGATACCGAACAGACGGAGATGTTATTAAAGGATTGGCGCAGCCTATGCAAATACTTGGAGCTTATATGGTCATTGCATTTTTCGCATCCCAGATGTTTGCATGTCTAGCCTATTCACATTTGGATAAATGTCTGGCGATAGCCGGTGCCGATCTATTCTTATCTTTTAATGCCCCTCCGATAACTGTTCTAATTTTATTTATTCTGTTTACGGCACTTGTAAACTTGATAATGGTATCGGCAACCACTAAATGGACTTTTATGGCCTTTATCTTTGTCCCTGTGTTTCAACATCTAGGCATCGCACCGGAATTTACCCAATGTGCTTATCGGATAGGGGATAGTGCAACGAATGCGATCACTCCTTTTCTATTCTACATGCCTTTAGTATTAACCTATATGCAACAGTATGAATCCAGCACTACTTACGGAGTATTGCTAAAATATACCTGGCGCTATTCTATTTACATCCTTTTGTCATGGACTTTACTTTTTATTTTTTGGTACCTAACTGGCTTACCTTTAGGCTTATAA